The following coding sequences lie in one Thalassoglobus polymorphus genomic window:
- a CDS encoding ArsR/SmtB family transcription factor has product MMTQFAEPVAETPVHQNEADQETKSPKISNALEKDLVQVFKLLADETRLKILFLLGQEKELHVSALCERLGQSQPAVSHHLALLRVAGLIDPRRDGKHNFYSIQQNRFHTIMGKLFTTFTEDGNASEFRFENFVFRQDTPPEA; this is encoded by the coding sequence ATGATGACTCAATTTGCTGAACCGGTTGCTGAAACCCCCGTTCACCAGAATGAGGCTGATCAGGAGACGAAGTCTCCTAAAATTTCGAACGCTCTTGAAAAAGATCTCGTTCAAGTTTTCAAACTCCTCGCTGACGAAACTCGCTTGAAAATTCTCTTCCTGCTCGGACAAGAGAAAGAACTTCACGTCTCCGCCCTTTGTGAGCGTCTTGGTCAAAGTCAACCTGCAGTGAGCCATCACCTGGCTTTGCTTCGCGTCGCAGGACTGATCGACCCACGCCGAGATGGCAAACACAACTTCTACTCAATTCAACAAAACCGTTTCCACACAATCATGGGGAAACTGTTTACAACATTCACCGAAGACGGAAACGCTTCCGAATTCCGATTCGAAAACTTTGTCTTCCGACAAGATACTCCTCCAGAGGCATAA